ttccgatgtccaaacataggcttccaatatatcaatctttatgtctcgaccatttcgagactcctcgttatgtccgtgatcacatccgggactccgaacaacctttggtacatcaaaacatataaactcataatataactgtcatcgtaacgttaagcgtgcggaccctacgggttcgagaactatgtagacatgaccgagacacctctccggtcaataaccaatagcggaacctggatgctcatattggttcccaaatattctatgaagatctttatcagtcagaccgcataacaacatatgttgttccctttgtcatcggtatgttacttgcccgagattcgatcgtcggtatctcgatacctagttcaatctcgttaccggcaagtctctttactcgttccgtaatacatcatcccgcaactaactcattagtcacaatgcttgcaaggcttatagtgatgtgtattactgagtgggcccagagatacctctccgacaatcgaagtgacaaatcctaatctcgaaatacgccaacccaacaagtacctttggagacacctgtagagcacctttataatcacccagttacgttgtgacgtttggtagcacacaaagtgttcctccggtaaacgggagttgcataatctcatagtcataggaacatgtataagtcatgaagaaagcaatagcaacatactaaacgatcgagtgctaagctaacggaatgggtcaagtcaatcacatcattctcctaatgatgtgatcccgttaatcaaatgacaactcatgtctatggctaggaaacataaccatctttgatcaacgagctagtcaagtagaggcatactagtgacactctgtttgtctatgtattcacacatgtattatgtttccggttaatacaattctagcatgaataataaacatttatcatgatataagaaaataaataataactttattattgcctctagggcatatttccttcaccatggaCCCTAGCGGTAGCAAAAAGGTCAGgtctcgaaaaaaattcaaactagggtcagatctcgaatatgtttcagaaaagggtcaaaacacgaaattttgccagaCGCAGGCAGGGAGGGGCCGGGGCGGTGATCGAGGTACACTATGCGGCGGCGGCTGCACATTGGGACTGGCGATCAGGAGGGTGCGGTGGCTTGTGTTGATGGGGACGACAGAACTAGAGTGGAGGCCAGCTCCGGACGCGGCGGATGGCGGGGTTCGTCGGTCGGCGGGGTGCTCGACGCTGGTGCTGCTGGCGACGAACACAACACAGAGCAGAGGAACTCATGTACCAGCAGCACAGTCCCGCCACCAGCTTCTCTCTTTCCATGTCGCGGACAGCCGCAGActtgctaattttttttaaataatacatttttttattaattttcataaatattacgctgggtaattttttttcaaaaataatacaccgtcggcccgctgcaggccgactgggcctagtcggcccacagcaggccgattggactccagtcggcctacagctggccgattggcccctgtcggcccactgtgggctgattgggtctgtgggccgactggagctaattggctcgctgtgggctaattgtttttgcaaaaaaagtaggcataaaaaatatatgtttaaaaaatgttaattatgtaattaaaaatgttaaacgtgtataaaaaaatgttcctgatgtatacaaaaaatgtacaatatatatacaaaaaagttgactaaaaatatgttttaaaaagtgttaatcatgtatttaaaaattgttaaatgtgtgtataaaaaatgttccttatctatacaaaaaatatagaatgtgtatgaaaaaaaagttgacaccaaaaaaatatgtttgaaaaaaatgttaatcatgtatttgaaaaaatgttccttatctatacaaaaaatatagaatgtgtatgaaaaaaagttgacaccaaaaaatatgtttgaaaaaaatgttaatcatgtatttgaaaaaatgttccttatctatacaaaaaatatagactgtgtatgaaaaaaagttgacaccaaaaaatatgtttgaaaaaaatgttaatcatgtatttgaaaaaatgttcaacgagtacacaaaaatgtttcatgtattggaatgaaaggttaaatgtgtataaaaaaatgttccagctccggatccgatatgggagcatcacggacctaagtatgattggttgctctttttgtatggaactggaacatttttttcaaacatatttttttggtgtcaactttttttcatacacattctatattttttgaatagataagaaacattttttatacacacatttaacaatttttaaatacatgcttaacactttttaaaacatattttttatgtcaactattttgcatatatattgtacattttttgtatatatcaggaacatttttttatacacgtttaactttTTTAattgcatgattaacattttttaaacatatattttttatgcctacttttttgCAAAAACTATTAGCCCACAGCAAGCCAATTAGCTTCAatcggcccacagtgggccgacaggacgcaatcagcccacagtgggccgacaggggccagtcggccagctgtaggccgactggaatccaatcggcctgctgtgggccgactaggcccagtcggcctgcagcgggccgacggtgtattatttttgaaatttttttatccagcataatatttatgaaaattaataaaaaaatatattatttaaaaaaaatagccgCAGACTTTGCGGTTGGGCACGTAATGAGGACTGGAGGAGCACACGCACGCTACGGTCGTTTAGGACCCCGCACCGGCACGTTGCCAGGACACTTGCGGAGCTGGCCGGCAAAGGCGCAGTACTGTGCGAGCACAGCCGCGCGGCCCTTCTCGATGGCGGTGGAGCCGGCGTCGGCGAAGGCGTACATGATGGCCATCTGAATCTGGTAGTGGTATGTGATCCTGTTGAGGATGAACAGGGGATGTACTGACGCCTGAGAAGACATCGACGGCCAGCGTTGTATACGGATTTAACTCCATGCAATCAAGTTGAATCGTTGAATCGGTGACGAAGAGTTTGCTTGGTAGCTGCTTGTGGATTCTCCCGATCAGAGAGAATAGGCTGGTAGTACGAGTTACTCTGTATTTTCATTGGACGCAGCATACACGGGATGTTGCGACGCCCGCCGGACAATGCGGCGTGTCCGCTTGAACCCGTTTGTGATGATGCAGTCAGCCCAGTGGCAGCTTTGCGGGTTTTTGTTTGACGGCGGAGCGGCGGGATGACCCGTCCATCTTGCAACCTGACGCAAGGGCGGCGGGATTGTATTGGGTCTTCCCTGACGAAGACAATCTTCATGGTACCTGATGAAGACTGCAGCAATAGCTGCATGAGCGTGACCCACAAAAAAAATGTAGATGTACATTTTTTTTGCAGGAAGAAAAAATGTAGATGTACATGTACGCACAAGACGCTCTTGCTCTTAATGAAAAAGCTAACTACACACATGAGTCTTTGTTTTGCCACAAAGATAATCCTATTTCGGGTACAATGACCAACCAAGATCATCTAAAAAATAGACTTTGtgttagaaaattaaataaactcACAATGACAAAATAAATTTTCAATGTCTCTAAGAAAAAATGAATTTTAGGTAACCTAAAATAATTATTGGCCTCCTTAGATTTCCTCAATTTAAAATTGTACCAGCATAATAAGGTTTGAAAATGCAAAACTTTTGTTGGAAATGTCATCAATGAGATTTTGTATAGTAAAAAACTCTCTTATTTTGTGCACAGAGACTACAACTAACATGCTAAAAGTTCGACACTAGCAGTAGATACTCTATAGCTATAAATCTATGTATGAAATAATGCATGTCTTAGTAAGTATTTTTGGCACTATTAAAGTTGAATTGTAAATTAAGCCTTCACTACTTATGCTATTAGTGCTTCACCATATTGAAATGATGGGCATGTATCGGTGGAGTGTcttaaacaattattattatgtCAAGGATTTTATTTCTCccgctgcaacgcacgggcatgttgcaGTACAGCTCAAGGCAGATCGTAGATTACGTGGCTAAGCAGCCCACCTGTTTTTTGTAATTGTTTGTTGTGTTATTTAAATTAAATTGGTTTATGTATTCTGCTGGAGCAGTCACATGTCATACTAATTTCAGAAGAACAATTTCTAATTTAATGGTTAATGTATTGTTGGTCTAAAATGAAAATCCCAAACAAAAACAGAGTCACAATTTGTATTTATGCGACGAATAATGAAAGTTTCAAATGCTAAATTTAAACTAAGATTTTTGGAATAAACTGTTGTCTCTAAAGCTTGTCTCGTGTAAGCCATCAACTAAATGTATTATATTAGCATGAATAATTGTTAAGTGCAAACAGTGGTCAGTTTTATTTGATTTTAAATAAATAAGGTGGGCTATACATTATATGATCTCAGTAGCTTGATTTgaacccgttgcaacgcacgggctttgGGGTCCGCACGTCCTTGTGAAAGTTTTCGTTTGTCCGTCGTTATAGGATTTTCGTACGTAGTAAAAGAACAGTTCAACCTTTTTTCTCTCGGTCTCGCATACCCGATTGGGCCTCTGGCCGTCCATCAGCAGCCTGCGTTGTGGCCCAACAACGAATCAGGCAAAAAAATAGCTGCTGCTGTCAGGTATTGAACTCACCGCCTACCATCGGTCTTCCTTAGGTAGATCCAACTGATCTAAGTCATGCCTGCGTAAAGAGAACAAGTTTTATATGTACTGTATATAGTACCACCTCGCCTCTTTGCGTATAATTTCACCAATTTATATATGAGTACAAGTTGAAATCAATAAACTTCTTGAGAGTAATAAGGAGAGGGAATTATGCGATTAAATTGGCTGAAGCACAATTAGAACAGAATTAATTGAGAGAGTCCAATAAttaatgtgtgtgtgagagagaggggatTCAAGAGACATGGTTTGAAGGATTCGAACCAGCATTGTGTGATTTTTCACTCGATGTTACTTGATTTTCTCATATCATACCTACTCTGCTGTCCGACTCTATCATTGTTGGATGTTAAGGAGGCCGTGGTGCACGATACCTGTTTCAAATACAGCCGGGGCTTCGCCCAATAAAGGTCAGAATCATGGATGGCGACGCACAACTTATCCAATACCAGGAACCCCATCTCGCTCGTTCTGTCAATAGCATACCTAGCGTCGAGATCACATTTGCACTCGCAAAGTTTTCGGgtctttcccgttgcaacgcacgggcatttgtgctagtccaCTACATAAATGAGAAATTAAGCTATGAGCTACATAAATTCAGAAAACATGCAACTCTGCAACACAGGCGACCCCCTCTTCCTACTACGCCGGCGACCACCTCTTCCAACTACGCCGGCGACCACCTCTCCTACTACACTGGCGACCTCCTCTCCTAGTACATCAGCGACCTCCTCTCCTACTACACCTTACCACCCCCTACCACAGCccaggagcaccaccaccaccgctgGGGAGCGCAACGACAAACCAACAATGCAACACGATCGCCACCACAACGGGCACCACCACCAACCCCCTACCACCGCCGGGGAGCGCAACGACAAACCAACAATGCAACACAATCGCCACCACGACGGGCACCACCACCAACCCCCTACCACCGCAGGGGAGAACCAACCACGACACCCAATCGATGTCGCCCTACAGAAATGGGGAGAGGAGGATCGAGCGGGGAAAGGATATGTGGATGCGTACCTGCCTGAGTTGATGTTGGCCACCACAGATCCAGTCGTCGCCACCGCGGCTGGTCTGCCGCCGTCGCCCGCCCAGCCTCACGAGTCTCCGCCCGCTGTTGGATCTAGCCCCCCCTCTTTGCTTTGAAACAACGGACCAGTTGCAAACCCCGTTTCCGAAACAAAACGCTCAGGTACTCGGTTGCAGAAAACGTGTGCATGGAGCGGGTTGCTCTCGTCCGTCATATCAACAGACAATCCGATGGACACAGAGCCGACGGACGCTCACGCAGGATCGATCGGCTGAAGGGGAGCTTTTCCATTGAGCTAATGATATTATTCAATATGCCAATTTACTGACGTACATGCTGGTGATCTtctttagggtgtgtttggttgcagtcACAGGCCGGAATGTCACGGGTCAGACCCATTACCAGGCCTCATTCCAGCATTTGGTAGAGCAACCGGAACAGAACCCACTCGTCCCCAATCAACGAATATTCGGAACGAGTCCTCTCCACTCCCGCaactatacctggccatacctcgggccgggcctagccaagcccgacgcaaaaaacccaggcccgggccGGGCTGTCGGGCCTAGTTTTTACGCCCAAGCCCGGCCCAAACACATAAAAGCCTGCCGGGCCCCTTTAGGAAATCGCAAAAACGACGGGCCCAGGCccggcccggccttcgggctcaaaatctaggcccgggcCTGGCCCAGGAGCAGCATCGGGCCCGGCGGGGTCGGGCTTTTTCGgaccgggctgcccatggccaggactacccGCAACCCTATCGCTGCTCCTCTCCCGGTGCGCCGCtcgacctcctccttcctcccacTCAGGTGCGCCGCCGGCCCTCTTCCCCCCTCCCTCTCTGCTGCGCTGCCGGCCCTCTCCCTAGCTTCAGCTCGTGCGCGCTGCGGGTCCTCTCCCTCGCTCCATCTCCCTCGCCCCATCTCCTGCACAGCTGTCCCTCTCCCTCGCTCCACATCTTGCGCCGCCGGACCTCTTCCTCGATCCATCTCCTGCGCCGCCGGTTGCTGCCTCTCCTGCGCTGCCGGCGTGTCGGACGTTCAAAAATCTCGTCCCCCCTTTGGGTTAGCGTAGACAGGCAAGGGGGCGGCATTACCACCGGTGGAGATTGCACCCTAGGACCGACCCCAGGCTTTATGGACTAGCCAAGAACCCTAaacaaaaaaaatccccatcttCTTCCCCTCTAAATCTCCCAATCCCCTGCTCCTTCGAGAAAATCTGCCCGAGATTCCGCACGAGCACCGCCGGTTCCCTCTAGGAAGGGGAGGGATCCGACCCATCTCCGCGGCGGCGGCGAATCGTGGAAGATGAATCCCCTGACGCAGGTGAAGCGGACGCAGGTGATAAACCAGAAGGAGGCGGCGCTGGGCCTCAGCGAGGACGCATCCTGGCACGCCAAGTTCAGGGGCTCCGCCTACGTCTTCGTCGGCGGCGTCCCCTTCGACCTCACCGAGGgcgacctcctcgccgtcttcgcgCAGTGAGTATTAGACCGCACCCCCCGACCTAGCTTTTCCGCCCGTTTCCCCCTCCCGACGGATTTGGCAGGGAAGTATTTTGACCGGTTTCCGATCTCTTCTCTCAGGTACGGCGAGGTGGTCGACGTGAACCTCGTGCGCGACAAGGCCACCGGCAAGTCCAAGGGCTTCGCATTCGTCGCCTATGAGGACCAGAGGAGCACGGTTCTTTCCGTCGGTGAGTCCCCTTTCCCCTTTCCTACTAGGTCGCTTCTGTGTGTGATTCCAATTGCTTTGCTGAAGTGATAACATTTTCGCTTCGTCTCGTGCGGTGTAGATAACTTGAATGGGGCTAAGGTTCTTGGGAGGATCATCAGGGTTGACCATGTGGAGAAGtacaagaagaaggaggaggaggacgaggaggagctgcAGAAGAAGAGGGAGGAGCGTGGCGTGTGCTAtgctttccagaaaggcgagtgcAACCGCGGCGATGCGTGCAAATATTCCCATGATGAACAGGTATCTATCCTGCTTCTGCAGTTTACAAATTGTTACACACATCCCATTCACCATCATGCTCGTAGTGATTTGGACTAATGTTTTCTCACTATAGCATGAGCACGGAGGATATTGCCAAATCATTAGGTAGAAAAATAGCTTCTAGCCATTTTATTATTCGTTAGGAatgcaaacaagcaattaactACCTGGCATGTAGCAATATTTCACTGCATTGGTCCAGGTCATTTTTGATTATTCGTTAGGAATGCCTAcaaacaattcacaacctgcctcaTAGTAATTTGCACGAGTGAAGTTTTTTCACTACAGAATGAGGAAAGGATAACCAGATCAATTATTAGGTAGAAAATTAGTTCCTGGCATTTCACTccaactagtaagcgtgcacgtgcaacgcacgtctctaCCTATAGAACacatatttctcaaaaaaaaaaacctatAGAACACATGAGTGTTTCTTTTGaatttgtattctatttttattTTGAAAATAAAAAATATGTAGTCCTTGATGATTCCTTCTTTGGTAAGGATAAGGACAAAAAAATCTCAATCAATTAACATTAGCGAAACATAATACACAAAACCACTTTCCAATAATCCTTGATAGAAATCGAATATAATGCTAAGATCAAACTATTAGCACACTTGTGCAAAGATTGAATTTATACATGGACATAAAACTTTACATGTTGTAGATACCGTCTAAGACATCTTATGGCAGTCAATAAGCAGCTCGGTTTGTTGTGATATTTAGGGATGTCATGTGAAGTTTGAGCAGACAAATAACAAGTCACAATCGTACAACTTATGTCACAAATCAAGGACGGTTCTATTTAATCTAGTGTATAACAAAAATGGAATCAAATAAATCATGAGTATTTCAAAATGTCTTTGTGAACTTTATAGGACTTATGATAACATAAGCATTGTCCATGTGAACATGGCAGAGATACAAACTTggaatgaagagagagagagaataatatttcaaaATGTCTTTATGAACTTGATAGGACTTATATACACATAAGCATTGTCCATGTGAACATGGCAGAGATAAACTTggaacgaagagagagagagaatagcgGTCTTTGGAAGAACTGAATTGGTCCACTCTTGGGTTTGGGATGCTCGTTATCTTCAGAAGTTTAGGTGTCCATGGAAGTCTCAGCGGGCACTGCTAGCGAGGGACAATTTTGCCCTGTTCTTAGTTTCTCACAGCTTCTTTTGGAGTTTAACGACGGTTCAGACGTACActatatgttactccctccgttctctaatataagatgttttggatatttcaatatggactacatacggattgaaatgagtgaacaaacatacTAAAacgcgtctatatacatccgattcagaaaaaaagttagaacatcttataatagtgatcggagggagtactatatagttGCATATCGTCTTTAGCCCAAAAAAACAAGTCAAAGCATTACATTTGATAATGAAATGAAGAGGGGGAATTTAACACTGAAGATGTTTTGAACTATTTTCATGATGCAAAAAAAAAACATGGTTCGAATCACATAGCTGTCATGAGCAGCGTACTCCTAACTTCCTAAGGCAAAAATAATTCAACATGCAACAGTTATCAAGGACATGCAGGAACAAATGTAACAGTCATCAGTAACCTTCTTAAATTCTTCCACTGAACCGTCATGATTGCCAACTAATTCTGGTGTTCATGGTTATATTTCAGAGAAATGCAAACACTGGTTGGGGTTCTAAGGAGGATGACCCAAAATGGGAGCATGACAGACACCGTGGTCCACAAAATAAGGGGGAATCCTGTGGTGTCTGCTATGCTTTCCAGAAAGGCGAATGCAGTCGGGGAGATACCTGCAGGTTTTCGCATGATGAGCAGGTAGCTGTCCAGGGACGTGGCGTCTGCTATGCTTTCCAGAAAGGTGAGTGCAGTCGTGGAGCTTCCTGCAAATTTTCACATGATGAGCAGGTAACTGTCCTGCTTGTGCATTTAGCCATTTACCAAGTACACAAGCAACAAACGACATAGCTTGTGTTAATTTCCATGAGAAGTTTTTTCGCGTATGAACAAGTTATATTGCCAGTTTATAGTTATTAATAGAAAATGAGTTACTTATCATTTTGCCATGACGTTCCTTTAGAGTATTTCTACTGATATTTTCTCGAGGTGATATGCTGAAAACTTGTGCTTATCACAGTAAGGCCTTTACTGTCATGTTTTTACATGTACTTCACTTGGACGAGCCATTATCTGCAAAATATATTTCATGAACTCCGTAGCAGATATGTTGTTTTGGAGTAACATTCCCACATTGCCAGAGGTTTTAACATTTGTTGTTGGAAACACAAGCACCATTTTATTGCATTGCGCTAGATATGGCTGTATGCTAGAGATTGTTGTTTTGGACAGGATTTATGATATTTATACAGCATGTTGGATGCTTCTCTGAATGTAATAATAACTTACCAATTTATGGTTATCAGTGCGCATTTTCTATTGTTGCCAGGCTGGAAATATGTGTCCTGTATACTTGTTAGAGtatgtaatgggcctaatggcctgggctgacggtatagcccgttagtcttagggttaattagagataagggtcgcttgcttaggggtcaagtaagccttgcttgggagtcaagtaaacctctctatataaagagaggagatgtatcaatctaatcaagcaagaattaagaaggaaatcccttccctcttgcccggccgtgggcaaaaggcctccggccggccctctcgcgccctccttctagcagcgccataacaatttggtatcagctagcttcggttcgatcatgtcttcaccgccgtcCAACCCGTCTCTTCCGTTGCCGGGATCCTCCGTCGCGCCCATCCCCGCCGTCCTCACCCCGGAGGAGGTGTCCAAGGtgctgcgggacctaacccaggcggtccaggagatccacctgttcttggccgggtcctatggaccgcacccggctgcgccgcccatcgccgccaccgcaccgccgtggcagccgctgcaccaagcggcctccgccgcgctcgccggacggctgcagcagccgctgcagctgccatccaccgccccgccctggctgcagtggcagccaccgctcctggcggcctccgccgcgcccggcgctccgccatagcagccgctgccgctgccccaGGGCGTccccgccgcgctcgccgggccgctgcagctgccatgcactgccgccaccgccccgccctggctacagtggcagccgccgctcctggcgaCCTCTGCCGCGCCAGGCGCTCcgctgcagcagccaccgccggtcagctccggccccgcatcgaccgcgccggcgggagtcccgatccaccagatcaagttcccgccgtcGCCATTACCGCTTCCCCAGGGTGTccccatccagcagatcaagttcccgccgtcgccgttgccgtcaccgcttccggcttggatcactacccgccacgtgtcggcggcggtgaggctgcaggctgctgcgcgcggcctcctagcgcgtcggcgtgtgcgggagatgcgtggtctgtAGCTGCCGCTCCTCCCAGCTGCGtttcgctgcgcaaaggacctcgatcttgtCTGTTGCATCAGGGATCTTGGGCATGCTGTTTTCCCTgcgggcagcgacctcaaagtctgcgacatcgacggttgggggggcgcacccctcgtcattctccatcgcaagccgtCCACTCTTTcctgtgcggtgcagaccaacagccatacacatgcactccttttgtccaggtggtgtccatgggatccaggtggctgtacacgtgcacgtccgacaTGCGGATGGTGTCCATTTTTTGTCAAGGGGTCCAAAATAAATCGTCctagtccatttcaggttgagagtaataaaacaagccgagatgtaaaaggcttgtttttaggtgttaggtttgtgttgcgtcgagtcatggttataagttggttaggctgcagctcgaggacaagctgcatgtccaggtggggtgtagtgttagagtatgtaatgggtctaatggcctgggctggcggtatagcccgttagtcttagggttaattagagataagggtcgcttgcttaggggtcaagtaagccttgcttgggagtcaagtaaacctctctatataaagagattagatgtatcaatctaatcaagcaagaattaagaaggaaattccttccctcttgcccggccgtgggcaaaaggcctccggccggccctctcgtgccctccttctagcagcgccataacaatacTAATACTTGTCATATAGTTCATCAGCAATGTTGTTCAGTCGTTCCAGTAAAAAGCCATTgcttggcaactaattctgatCGTGAAATATATTTTCAGAGAAATGCAAACACTGATCGAGGTTCTAGGGAGGACAGCAATGCAAGGCGGCAGCATGACCATGATCCACCAAAGAGCCACAAAATTTTCCCTGACAGGACTAAAGAAGAGGCGAGATCAGGGGATAGGGATGGTCAATCCTCAAGATCAGAGTTGTACAGGGACCGAGATTCTAGGACAAGATATGGCGATAGAGACACAAAAGATAGGGACAGGAACATGCACGAGAAATCCCCTGAGAGATCCAGAGGCGACAGGCAGAGAGGCGATGACAGGGGAAGAGAAGATAGATCAGACACAAAAGATAGGGACAGGAACGGGCACGAGAAATCCCCTGAGAGATCAAGAGGCGACAGGCAGAGAGGTGATGACAGGGGAAGAGAAGATAGATCAGACATAAAAGATAGAGACAGGAACGGGTATGAGAAATCCCCCGAGAGACCAAGAGGCGATAGGCAGAGGGGCGATGACAGGCGAAGAGAAGATAGATCAGAGAGCAAGCGGTCTAGGCACGACAGAGATTCTGGTGTCCGTTACGAGAGAAGAGGCGACGAAGATGAAGAACGGTAcaggaaattgcagagataaaaCTTTGGTTTTCAGCGCACGCGCTGCCGTTGCTATTCTAATCTGGTTGATGTTTGTACCTGTTCTTTGGTGTTCAGTCCTTTGGTGTTTGCTTGTTCTTTTCATTTACGAGGTTTCTGAACATACTAGCCAATGGATGATTTTGCAGGGTTTCAACTCAATCCATTGGTTTCCACAGCAGTGCTCATTATTGTTATAACACTTATCTGGTGAATCTTGTACGAAAATCCTCTTCTGAGCTCGAGCTCAGCTGATCCCAAAATCC
This region of Triticum aestivum cultivar Chinese Spring chromosome 2D, IWGSC CS RefSeq v2.1, whole genome shotgun sequence genomic DNA includes:
- the LOC123051873 gene encoding zinc finger CCCH domain-containing protein 25, whose product is MNPLTQVKRTQVINQKEAALGLSEDASWHAKFRGSAYVFVGGVPFDLTEGDLLAVFAQYGEVVDVNLVRDKATGKSKGFAFVAYEDQRSTVLSVDNLNGAKVLGRIIRVDHVEKYKKKEEEDEEELQKKREERGVCYAFQKGECNRGDACKYSHDEQRNANTGWGSKEDDPKWEHDRHRGPQNKGESCGVCYAFQKGECSRGDTCRFSHDEQVAVQGRGVCYAFQKGECSRGASCKFSHDEQRNANTDRGSREDSNARRQHDHDPPKSHKIFPDRTKEEARSGDRDGQSSRSELYRDRDSRTRYGDRDTKDRDRNMHEKSPERSRGDRQRGDDRGREDRSDTKDRDRNGHEKSPERSRGDRQRGDDRGREDRSDIKDRDRNGYEKSPERPRGDRQRGDDRRREDRSESKRSRHDRDSGVRYERRGDEDEERYRKLQR